TTTTTGGATATTGTCTCGACAGTCATTTATTTGACCTGATGTTTATGGCTCATATCCCAGGAACCTGAAGAAATAAATCCGGATGAGGAGCTGGAGGATATCTGTGATGATAAAGAAGATGATCTAGGAGCTGTGGAAGAACAGCGCAGTGTTATCTTGCATCTCTTGTCTCAGCTGAAACTTGGCATGGACTTAACAAGAGTAAGTAACTGAAGTATGAAGACTAGTTGCAGTAGAAGtgaaaagccattttaaacTCAACTCTGGTACTGAATTACTGAGTTTTGTATGGAAGTGATGCGTGTAGCAACTTCAGGTCCCAAGGTCTGATATTCCAGTTTGATTTGTagatttaaagtgaaaaatgtacTGAGGGAGCTGATTTGATTTAATACAACTGGCCATATCTTTTCTGTTATagtctttttctatttttttcctattactttttttggctttcctataatgtcttctgttttcttttctgtggtaTACCTTATCCTTTCCATATTGtgttttctatttccttctcacatttttatcttcttcagTGATCTTTCTTCTCACTTACTAATGTTTTCAAGCACAACTTGTGTAATCTTGCACTTGTTCATGCTGCTAGAAGTTTTCTTTTGGTTCCTCGTCACCCTCTCTTAGTTGCCTGTTTACCCCTCCCTCTGTCCTATTCTAGCTTTGCTCACAGCTATAGGAAGTGGGAACAAAGTCTTAGGGGAGAGAAGTGATTTCACGCTCTTGTGCAGACTTAAAGAAAAGTAGCTTTGAAAAATTATACTTAGTTGCCACTATATAGCTTGGGCAGCAAAATTGGAAGAGCTGGACTGCTACTAGCTTATGTTTGTTTCACTCCTGTAAAGACTTTTCATACCATAAGcagtagatatttttaaagaaaaaataacttctacAGGTAATGGCATGGAAGCAGGGAACcactttttgtttcttagaaTTAGagatttccctcccccctttccccccccccccagcccccaagCCTTTTTTGAGCGGTACTTACATAACCACTAAGGATACTTGTATTGCAGAGCTTGCATTTCTCAGTTTAGAAAAAAGATGGTATGAACAGGCCTTGTTGCCTGTGGGCTGAAGTTAAGCCTCTGCTGCATAATCAGGAATTCATTACAGTCGTTCTTCCCCTTTAGGTTACTGTTCCATTATACGCAATATCAGTTTTGTTCTATTCTTCTTGGAACTAATTATCAGATTGGTCTTCCTCCTGTTTTTGCTATTTGGGTTCTGTAGAATTCTCTTTAGTTAAATCTCAGGGTTCTGAAGTGAAAAACATCTCTAATATTCCAGGTTGATGTTATAACAGGACAGCCAAATCATTCGTCATAATTTGTACATCCATTAAAAGCGTCTGTGTGCGCCCTCCTTGGAGTGCGCCTGCTCTGAACAGGCTGTTGTGGTCTCCTGGCTGTGACGCCCTCCCTGGCTCGTGACAATAGTGTTAGTTACTTGAGGTGGTCACTACTGccacaagaaaggaaaagactgaTACCCACAGCCTCTTAGTCCCTCAGTATTATTACTCAGGGCCCATTAAAAGATAAGACCGCTGTTTTTATAGTGGTGAACGTAACTGGAAACGTATAAAATCCTCTGCTGTGAGGTACAGGATCAACTTATACTGTGTTATCCCTGATGGATGCTTGTGCAAGCTGCTCTGTAACGGCACTGTTGAGAGAAAGACTGCCAACTTGCAAGAGCACCAGAACAGCTTGCCTGCTCTTCTCTCCATTGGGCAAAACCTTTCTTAACCTCTGCTCTGAATCTTCTTTGCTGTGGTATGAACTCCTTCCTActtgttttctcctctgcagacctgctgaacacattattcctttctttgcagctgttttgtgtttttgaaggATGTCAGTCCCTTCAGGCCTCTGTAACCTGAGTAGTCCCgactatatttatttttttcccttgtaaattgttttttcaGGACTATGATCACTTCCTTGTTCCTCTAAGatatgaggaaaataaagttcaaTCTAAAAGTGTGGTGTCTATAACAGGACAGAATATCTGCCCCAAGGCCTTCCTTTAttcaaagataaataaataaataaaatttgtcaCTTTGTTTTACTTACTGGGGcttttgggttttcttttatttcaggtGGTGCTTCCCACGTTTATTTTAGAGAAACGATCGTTGTTGGAGATGTATGCAGACTTCATGTCCCATCCAGATCTATTCATTGCAATTACAAATGGCACTACCCCTGAGGACCGGATGATCCGCTTTGTTGAATATTATCTGACTTCGTTTCATGAAGGTCGCAAAGGAGCTATTGCAAAGAAACCGTACAATCCCATCATTGGAGAAACATTTCACTGCTCTTGGAGGATACCGAAGAGTGAAGTAGCTGCTGATGCAGGCAGTAACTTATCTGCTCATTCCTGTCCAGAACAAGTAACTCTATCAAAAGATCTGGAAGGCCAAACAGAGCTGGACTATTATACAGTAAAATTTGTAGCTGAGCAAGTGTCCCATCATCCTCCTGTCTCAGGGTTTTATGCTGAATGTGTAGAGAGAAAGATGTGTGTCAATGCTCATGTCTGGACAAAAAGTAAATTCTTAGGAATGTCAATAGGAGTGACAATGGTTGGTGAAGGTaagttgtggggtttttttttttcttggtggtggtggtggttttttctttattcattttagaAGGTTGAAATATTTAGTTTGAGAGAAAATTTGATGTATGCccaggcagaaaaacaaatgaattctaCTCTAGTTTTATTGCAaagtcttttcagaaaaatccatttGTAGGGCTGTCAATTGCTATTGTgggttttcagtttttaaatttttttagtGTACTTCTGGTTTTCCTCTAATCCTTATTATCTCAGAACTCTAATGCATCtcatttaatgatttttgtaCTTAATTTTTACCGTTTACCAAATACAGATGATACTACGGGTCCTCATTATAAACTGCAAGTTTTCATATGAATAAAAACCTAGATAGGCTTATGTTTTGCCAAAAATCAGAATTATAttcaagaacaaaattttgaattttgaggaaaaaggaCAGTTATAGTAATGTAAACTAATTTCTATAGAAGTTTCCAAACCATTGGACAAGTTAGTTCATGTCATACAGtcattaaatagaaatattgtTCTGTTAGAACATATTATGTATAttactactcttttttttaactacagaaaTTAGGCCCCTTTTGTGCAAATACTCTTCTCTGTCCCCAAAACTGTAATTTCCCTTTAATGCTAGTATTTTCTGATTCTGAATGGGAGATGCTTTCTCATCTCTTCAGTGTTTCTTGTTTATATTGCCCAGCAACTGAGGACTTCAGATGCTTGAATATAAGCTGCATACCTGGCAAGGGATGTGGAAAACACATCTCGATGCATTGCCTGTAGCAGGTAATTCCTGAAGCTAATGTCTCCTCTAGGGCATTTCTCAAATCATGAAATGAATCTGAATAAGATGAGAAATTCTGAATTGCAGCTTCCAAAACACACGGTGATAGTATGCTATGGAGGTATGGGTTGATGCAAACAGCAGCCAACTGCCATAATGTTTTTTGTAGAGCTCAGAGGTAGGTTTATTATtatctattattattttttaaatgagactaTTGTTAACGTTTATTGCAAAAGCCACTGTCAGGAAAGAGCCATGTTTGTCTTGGCAGAGAGCTGCAGTAAGGAGGATTGTCTCTGTTTCCTGCCTCCAGATAGGGTAAGATATATtaaaggggaaagaaatggTGCAGGGACTTTAGCCCTCCTCAAGATCTGTAGCTCAGGGTATCCATTCCTTATTTCCTTTCGGCAGCATAAATCTTGTATCACTGTGCTCCAGAACCATCAGTAAGACAGCAGCAGGCACTTGCACATATTACTAAAAACATATGTTGCACAGTACAATATTGCACTTGATGGATCAATATGACCAGGATAAATGTCTTTTCCcaaaagaaacataaatgtGTGTTACTCAGGTTAGTactttcagcaaaatgtttgtATCTAGAATCTGtaataaatgtcatttttgtggtcccttttcttttttttttttcagtgtgagaGATTGAGGAAAAACAGTCAGAAGTAGCCTTGGATATATATTTCAATAACTTGTTTGGACATATCTAAAATGATGCTAATTTAGGAACTCTTGTATTTCTTTATGCAGGTCTTCTAAGTCTCTTGGAGCATGGGGAAGAGTACACATTTTCTCTGCCTTGTGCATATGCGAGATCAATTTTAACTGTTCCTTGGGTAGAACTAGGAGGAAAAGTCAACATTAACTGTGCAAAAACTGGGTATTCTGCAAGTATTAACTTTCACACCAAACCCTTCTATGGTGGCAAATTGCATCGGTGAgaatactttatatttttctgtgtagtcTGTGCTGTAAGATTCCTACAGCTATGTAACTACGCTGTTTTGTGTCCTGAATAATACTGATCTGACaatctgaggaaaaaacactgtttttgcCATCCTTGAACACATGAGATATTACTGTTCTTAAACAACCTTTGCTAGACAAGTCCATCTCTTGCTCCTCAAGGAAAAATTAGATTGCATTTAAAGACAGCAAGggaatttcttattttctgaatcTTGGTGCAAGCCATTGGGACGAAAGGACTCCTGGCTTTTATTCCTGACTGCCACAGTTTTCTCTTGTTACTGAGAGAAGCTGCTCAgtatttcttgtctttttggCTTGTTTGAAATGAGGTTTATTATGcgtgtgtcttttttttcttttttcttttttcttcttttttttttttttttttaataaatcccTTTTACTGAAGTGGTAAGGTTAGACTGTGCTTATTGTTTTAAAAGGTAAAACCAAAAACTTCCCTTCTGAAGCACTTTGCCCCATAAATTCAAAGCATATATGGGAATTAAACGTGCAGCTACAGCTCCAGTGATATTTGGAGGGTTGAAGCTTACCTGTTGCTCTTTTTGGCTTCCCACAATTTTTAAGACACACATCCTTTGGCTTTCTTATGCCTGTTGCTTTCAGCACACCTTCTGCCTTGCAGTCGTTCCTGTTGTGCCATCCAAACTGGAGCCTGTGGCTAATTTAATAATTCAGTTTTGGAGAAGGCTTTGTTGTTTGTGTCCAGAAAATTAGTCACAGATACAGTTTTTTAGACTGATCTGCTCAAAGCACTGTAACTATTGAAAATTTGCAAGAGTGATGATTGGATATGGCCAAAAGAATCTCAATGGGAAACGGTGGTGTTGCTGTGGTTACCTGGAGCGCAAGTGAGTTGCTATAGCGATGTTACAGATTTTCCTGTAGTGACCCTTGTTGCCAGAGCTCAGCTGTGTATTGGCTCCTTGGTCCCATACATCTTTAGTGCAATGAAACATTgagagtaataataataaataagtaGGCTTGTATCAATTGTACCATGCTTGCAAATACATATTAGCTGTTTCTATTACAAATACGGATTCAGACTGGTATCGTGAGCTGCAGTGCTGGAGTTAGCTGTGTTGCAGGGTAGTGCTAACAGGAAGAAATATAGGTCACAACATGAGTTCAATGTAGCAACTCCATCCTGCACTTGAGCATAGAATGATAAAACCTTGTTTACTTTAAGCTGTGCAGAGCCAGCAATTTGTGCGTGGTATTTTGGTATCGGACACCAGTAGCGTATTATAACCACACTGGGAAGAATTAAGCTTTTAATTGCGTTGCAAAAGACGTAACTGCAGAGGCTGACCTCGGGAGCACCTGGCATATGGGGGATCCAGTCCGTTTGGAGGTGTCTGGTCAGGGGGACGGGAACTTCTCCATGTGTAATAGTTCAGTGAGGTGTGAAAGCCTCAGGgtgaaaaagcagcataaaatgAAGGCTGCTTGCTTGTTACCTGctcttttaattgttttcagaaGCTATTAGGCATTTGTTAACAcccagcaaaaaaaagaaaaagaaaggagggtTGCATCTATTCTTACTGCTTGTGTCACTCAACTCTGGCCTGTTTTCTTGACTATAGTATCTTAAATTTTTGTGATAGAAAACTATGCCTAAGAAgcatatgttttaaaagaacttttGATTAACGTTAATTTTGTGTGTAAGAGTTTACCAAAATTCAGAGGATTTTTAATAAATGGCAAAGGGTTTTATTTGTTGGACATGCTCGGTGTGGGAAGCAGGGTACGTGATTTTTGGAAGAACGGTGTTTTCCTTGGGCATCTCCAATCACAGCGCCGGTGTGGAGTGAAGCATCCCGTCATCCCCATCCGCTGGCGGTGCCCTCCCGCCTGCGCCCTCGCTGCCCACGAGCGGCTGGGTCGGGGGATTGCTCCTGCCGACGCGAGCAAGGCATAGGGTGCGCGACTGGCATCTAGTATCTCTGTGCAGGAAGGTTTGGCCCCCGATTGCTCATTTCCttgcatgaaaaataacttcctttctttttgctgctggGCTCAGAGGGGGCAGACGTATATGCGAGACCTCTTGGTGGGAGCACAGGCAAGCTGCTGTCTCAAGGTCCTCCTCTGTGTGTGCAGTTGTTCAAAGCAAGTGAAGCCAAACTGATGATGTGCGAGTTAAATGTCATTAGTTTCGTGTCATGTCAGTGTGAAAGAGAACGTGAGTTCTGTGTGAGCACGAAAGAGCTCCTATAGGAAGGGGAGGCTGGAGGGTGTTTGCTTGCTGGTAATTGGAGTTTAACTGAAGCTGGAGATAGTGTGAAAACCTGCAGTACCCTGCAAGTTGCATCATGTCTTAAGTCTAGTTTGCATAACTAGCAAAGCcttgttcttctctttccttaaaGAATTGAAAGCTCTGTTTGAGCTTTGTAATTTTAACTTCTGAACAAAAAAGGTGGCGTGATTTGTTTGCCCTGTTAAACTCAGTTTCTTCTCTTCAAGTCATGAAGTAAGTATTATGGAGTCTTGGCTAAAGTCTTAATGTTGAAAGAGAAAGTTATGAGGACATTCAAATGTCTGTGCAAAAAATTTTTGAGATCTTAATGTTACATACCAGaggaacattttttaatatctacaCATGAGCAACAGGCTTCTGTGgcagacaggaaagaaaagcagtgctcCTGGACCCTGGTTTGTCTTAGGCAGTGGAATTTCCTACCGTGTGTTCTGTTCTTGTGTATCTGATACTTATATGAGCaacacaaaaatgtaaaaacagttTATATATGGAGAACATtcagcagtaaagactgaaatCAATTGCCAGTGGTAATGAGATATATTCttgttttagagagaaaaaagtcttttatcttttcaatCTAGATTACATCTGATGTGGTATTTCAAATAGAAGTGAACTGCTAGTAACATCTAATAAGTCCTGTATTAGTTTCACTTTTCAATTCTgttaaaagtgaaatttaagTTTAAGCTGAAGTTCAAAACTGAGTTTCCTGGGTAATATCAAGAGAACTAAAGCAGTGAGGGAAAGTCgttttcctctttcagcttCCTCATGCAAACACAATCCAAGTAACTAACATTTCTGAAGACAGTTTAACAAGTTTGCAAACTCTTTCAGAATGCAATTGAATGACTGTGGAGTGAATAGTCCCAAGTTGTCTTCAGTcactctcttttaaaaataaaaaatgttttcctagaGTCACTGGTGAAGTAAAGCAGAACGCGACAAACACAGTGGTATGCCGAGTGCAAGGGGAATGGAACAGCATACTTGAATTCACCTACAGTAACGGGGAGACAAAATACGTGGACTTGACAAAACTGTCTGTGACGAGAAAACGAGTGCGGCCCCTTGAGAAACAAGGACCATTTGAATCTaggtaaaatatatatttaccgTTATTTGGCTGCTTTCTAAAAGTAGGCAGATTTTTGTCATGAGTACTCTGGTGAATACCTGGAAAAACTTGCAAATGCACTCTATCCTTCGTGGATAATACTTAGATACTGtggtcatatatatatatattattatttatattatttttttatatatatatatatatatatatattatatatataaaagtgcATAATACTGAGTGTGAAGCACATGCAGGCAAATGTTCAGTCACTACTGTTTTTTGTCAATGCAGAGGATTGTCTTATGAGTTTGTAAAGCTCCTGCTAGAACAGAACctcattatttgttttgttttaaccttCAACTATACAGCTGACCATCTCCTGACAAGGGGTCCtcacaaaaaaatgcttttcaaataatACTTCCATGACAACTTTAAAGTGTGTAAAAAGGGACATTCGATTGGCACAGTCCAAGCCTCAGACCCGTGTTAACCTGCTCCTAGTTGCTAGCAAAGGTCCAAGGCTCAGCCATGAACCCTTCCACCTGCACTGCACCATCAGGAGCTGTCtagggtgatttttttttttggtgtgtgtcACGTGAGACATGAGAATTAAGAGACAAGGAGATTTACTGTTTTTACGGTTTTGAAAGAATTGCACACAGTAATCCTGCTCTGTAGTTCAAGTTGGCAGAATTGAATTGAAAATTAAAGTTAAGAATTTGGTTTGTAGGAGACTGTGGCAACATGTAACAGAGTCTCTGCGGGATGGAGACATTGATAAGGCGACAGAGCACAAGCGAGCCCTTGAAGAACGACAGAGGAACGAAGAGAGGCTTCGTGCTGAGACGGAAACACCTTGGTGTACCAAATATTTCCTTAAAGAAGTAAGTTCCCAAGTAGTTAACAGCTGAtaggggagagagaggagatgAAGACGGAGGCAGAACTATAGTGAAAGTAGGTGTAAAGATGAGCGTGTGTCCTGTTAGAATAGAGTATTTGGCCTTAGGTCTGATGGGATCCCTAGGAGGAGGAAGTCGTAAGAACTTCCAAGTGTGTAAAGGGGCAATCTTACCCTTGGACTTGTTCTGCAGTTCTCCTACAACAACAAAATGCTTACCTGTTTTGTgactcagttttctttttctaagtatTTCTGTGATGTGTGGAAAATGTCTTTATGTGTATGTGTTCTACAAGGGGTCTGAACCAGTAAACACCAGAAGAAAATAGCAGTACTAAACTGTGCTTTTCTTGTCTGTGTGTAAAGCCAAAACACCATTATAGTTAGCAAAGAGGAACACTAGTTCCCTCTAACTTTGAGCTTTTTGCATTCTTATACCTTAAGGTTTGAATGAAGCTTTTAAATTCAGTGGCTTAACCTCTACTTCTACTACAATAATAATGATACAGTAATAATGATACAGTAAGATAGTAAGTGTAATCCAGAACTACTACATTTCCAGATAAGGATTTGGGCTGTATTAGAGCTGATAAACACTGTTTGatagctgctgctctgctggcttcttgtttggctttttaaagtaatctgGATCATGGAGCTGAGAGAAGTGGCTTTCTGTCTAGGTTAATTACAAGTGCAGCCAGTTCCCGCAGAGAGCTGTGGCTCAGCAAGTCTAGGCAGGGTTAGAAGCAGTCTGAGAAGCCTACAGtgtaatttttctgttgtatCTTAACCTATGGGAGTTAAAGGAATAAACCATGTCCTCCTTGTTTCCACAGCTCTCAGGTTGtgagcagagaaaaatcctAGGGGGTAGTGTCTTGTAACAGTCATAATAAACTATAGTTTAATAGTTCTAATAAACTGTGTTTTCTCCACTTGAATTGCAGGGAGATGGCTGGGTTTATCATAAACCCCTTTGGAAAACTGTCTCTGCTGTACAAACTCAGCAAATGGACAATAACTAGAGAAGCTGCTTTGAGATGAGTTTTCTGTTTCcgatattttctctctctgtctctcaaAACACAGTAATCACACTGAGTGTCCCCTTTTTATGTAACTGTGGAAGCTTAAATgagcataaataaatatactagGGCACTTTAAAGTTACGTTAAAAAacgaaaacaaaacaaagatataGAGACAAACTTGCCAGGTACGTTcaaccaactttttttttgtatgatcCAAGAGATTTTATCTGAGTTGTATAACATTCTTCTAAGTAGGTCTGGTTGCAAAAGCTGCCTAAGAGAGGAACTGTTTTACTTGGGAGTGACATGGGAACGTTTTTCCAAATCTTCGACAAGCTGTGGTAATGGAACTATGCTCAGTACCCATgtaaacagcaatgaaaaactgctgcttttatgCCCAGTGATTAACCTTTTTTGGCTAAAACAGGAGGGGTATTCAGAAGACATGCCTGAAATCAGTGTTATGAAACAACTGGATCATgacaacttttttcttcagagagaatGCATGCATGCATCAGAGGAATATGGATATGGAATATATGTAGAgactacttttcttttttatggatTTATAAAAGCAATTAGAATTGTAACCATGGAgaaattttttcctctgaaacattttaatatacttGAAATTGACTTGAATTGGAAAAGTAATTTGAACACTTTTCAACTCCTAATTTTATTAAATCTCTTTAAGTGACTTTGATTTTGCTCCTGTTATAACATAATGAGGTTTTGacctctctttcttcctccaccttCTCTTCCCAAGGACTAAGGCTTtcaaactgaacagaaaacatacaattttgtatttaaatttgtcTGCCCATCTAAACATCTCAGAGGTGAAGTATCAGTGTTACAAACTGTCCTTTGGATTGTTTTGGTTTTTCTCCTGTGGTGTTGTTTGAAACAAAGCAGTGAAATGTGACCTGTGAATACATGGACGGTAGgctttttttcatcttactataaaaaaaaaagctgattatGCTGAAGACTGAGTATTGATTTAAAACACAATCAGATATCAGGAAACTGTATTCAGGTACAAACatcctttgttttttataagTATTTTATTGAAGTCTAAGAATTGCTGGCAATTAAGAACAGTACTTATGGCTTTCGTTATTGTTGTAACTACAAGCTACCTTAATTTTTCCAACAGTGGTGCcttactctgttttttcttctgatgtaGTCTTCCAATCAGTGTATATAACATTATCTGCCACTTTCCAGCCATGGCAATGGCTGCACCTGATCCATCATCATGAGAACTCACAACTGTGTGGTCTGgtaagataattttttttagagGAGATACAAATGTAAGAATGCATCAGAAGGTTGAAATAACCATGTTAACTTTCAACACAAACTGTAAATTGTGCAAAAACGTTGGATTTATGCACAACTGTTTTGATTCTCTTGTacatttttgctgtgaaatgcaCTGAGATCTCAATGCGAGTCATAGTCCATTTGTGAGAAGTAGGGGTGGGGATAATAAAACTACAAAATGATGATTCActtgttctgtttgcttttctggagACCAGGTGATcaggaagaggaggctggtgtatttttggtttttttttaatagtttttttttgtttgttatacTGTAGATCTGTCTGTCTGGGCTTTCATTGACACTTCACCATTAGGATATTTTTGCACTATGCACTTCAGTAGTAACAATATTCTCCTGCAGAGAAATGCTTTAGGTCCTGCTGGCTTGTTTGTGATATTCTGTACAACTGCCTTGTCATCCTAGGTTTGGGTATCTATTGGGCATTTTCATGTTCAACcaggaataaaagcaaaaaactgGGGATTAGTTCCTCCTTGTTTCtgggtgtgcagcacatctggGATGTGCTCCTTAGCCAGTTCAGGATTTGGGGT
This DNA window, taken from Rhea pennata isolate bPtePen1 chromosome 6, bPtePen1.pri, whole genome shotgun sequence, encodes the following:
- the OSBPL11 gene encoding oxysterol-binding protein-related protein 11 is translated as MQCGEPAGAMRGPEGEGRPEPLLPGQSGARTGGGRGAKGWQYSDHMENIYGYLMKYTNLVTGWQYRFFVLNNDAGLLEYFVNEQSRHLKPRGTLQLAGAVISPSDEDSHTFTVNAASGEQYKLRATDAKERQHWVSRLQICTQHHTEAIGKNNPPLKSRSFSLASQGSCNSPGVQRRPSQNAISFFSVGHHRLSTGKRVPILQPDHLVDVREMMSQAEGQQRDLIRSIECLPVSGHLTSLDQDLLMLKATSMATMNCLNDCFHILQLQHASQQKGSLPAGTTISWLEPKISLSNHFKNGAAQNFSAEVNKPASVREEQSISEPDQLTREPEEINPDEELEDICDDKEDDLGAVEEQRSVILHLLSQLKLGMDLTRVVLPTFILEKRSLLEMYADFMSHPDLFIAITNGTTPEDRMIRFVEYYLTSFHEGRKGAIAKKPYNPIIGETFHCSWRIPKSEVAADAGSNLSAHSCPEQVTLSKDLEGQTELDYYTVKFVAEQVSHHPPVSGFYAECVERKMCVNAHVWTKSKFLGMSIGVTMVGEGLLSLLEHGEEYTFSLPCAYARSILTVPWVELGGKVNINCAKTGYSASINFHTKPFYGGKLHRVTGEVKQNATNTVVCRVQGEWNSILEFTYSNGETKYVDLTKLSVTRKRVRPLEKQGPFESRRLWQHVTESLRDGDIDKATEHKRALEERQRNEERLRAETETPWCTKYFLKEGDGWVYHKPLWKTVSAVQTQQMDNN